A genomic region of Notamacropus eugenii isolate mMacEug1 chromosome 3, mMacEug1.pri_v2, whole genome shotgun sequence contains the following coding sequences:
- the ADM2 gene encoding protein ADM2 — protein sequence MGWLLPVTLGCISLLSLLLPGTLSRRPGPHPLLARPREPPDRLSPQDLEYQAVMNVGPVALVGQPGPHLEPLGGYRPRHPPHHRHRHGRLQGRRGRGKSRGSGRGRRHTRRHHAQLLRVGCVLSTCQVQNLSHRLRQLMGQSGRQDSAPMNPKSPHSYG from the exons ATGGGCTGGCTCCTACCCGTCACCCTCGGTTGCATCAGCCTCCTGAGCCTCCTGCTCCCGGGCACGCTGTCCCGGCGCCCGGGACCTCACCCGCTGTTGGCTCGGCCCAG GGAACCCCCAGACCGGCTATCCCCCCAAGACCTCGAATACCAGGCTGTGATGAATGTGGGGCCAGTGGCTCTTGTGGGCCAGCCAGGGCCCCACCTGGAGCCCCTCGGGGGGTACCGCCCTCGACACCCACCCCATCATCGCCATCGCCACGGAAGGCTGCAGGGCCGCAGGGGCAGGGGCAAGAGCAGGGGCAGTGGCAGGGGTCGCAGGCACACCAGGCGTCACCACGCCCAGCTCTTGAGAGTGGGCTGTGTACTGAGCACCTGCCAGGTGCAGAACCTCAGCCATCGCCTGAGGCAGCTCATGGGACAGTCAGGGAGGCAGGACTCAGCCCCTATGAACCCCAAGAGTCCCCACAGTTATGGCTGA